The following coding sequences lie in one Pseudoalteromonas sp. Scap06 genomic window:
- the pdsR gene encoding proteobacterial dedicated sortase system response regulator — MKKIAIVEDETAIRENYIEMLSAQGYQVSGYENRTQAEIAFKEALPDLAIVDIGLGHEIDGGFLLCQTLRSLSKTLPIIFLTARDSEIDTVCGLRMGADDYLTKDISLAHLAARIGALFRRMEALEQPADANALIIRGQLTLDTQRMQVLWQQQLVDLTVTEFWMLHSLAQRPGHVKSRNELMSDAKIYVDDSTITSHVKRIRKKFIALDSQFDCIDTVYGMGYRWEQPTC; from the coding sequence ATGAAAAAAATAGCTATCGTTGAAGATGAAACTGCCATTCGCGAAAACTACATAGAAATGCTGAGCGCTCAAGGCTATCAGGTAAGTGGTTATGAAAACCGCACTCAAGCAGAAATAGCTTTTAAAGAAGCACTCCCCGATTTAGCCATTGTTGATATTGGCTTAGGCCATGAAATAGATGGCGGCTTTTTACTGTGCCAAACACTGCGTTCACTTTCTAAAACCTTACCAATTATTTTTTTAACCGCTCGCGACAGCGAAATAGACACCGTATGCGGCCTGCGCATGGGCGCCGATGACTACCTAACCAAAGATATTAGCTTAGCGCATTTAGCCGCGCGTATTGGTGCGCTATTTCGCCGCATGGAAGCATTAGAGCAACCCGCCGATGCCAACGCATTAATAATTCGCGGTCAACTAACACTCGACACGCAACGCATGCAGGTGCTTTGGCAGCAACAGTTGGTTGATTTAACCGTAACTGAGTTTTGGATGCTGCACTCACTCGCCCAACGACCTGGCCACGTTAAAAGCCGTAATGAGTTAATGAGCGATGCTAAAATTTATGTAGACGACAGCACCATTACCTCCCATGTAAAACGCATTCGCAAAAAGTTTATAGCACTCGATAGCCAGTTTGACTGCATTGATACCGTGTATGGCATGGGTTACAGGTGGGAGCAACCCACATGCTGA
- a CDS encoding marine proteobacterial sortase target protein, with protein sequence MLSKPTKVLTKVSLFIFIIIVLLASFKSHAQSPKLSLFDSQGVAVNPGVILKSDAKMTLTGLINHVVVTQHYINENPFAVNARYLFPLPDESAVQAMTMRIGERVIKGKIAKKRQAEKQYQAAKKAGKQASLLRQQRANMFITNVANVGPGEEIVITLEYQEIIDYQHGIFAIHFPTTMTPRYHAITGEVNDEQDTHAITSTNTPSFTPQGWLSPVYTKQTNEAANASDLSLTINMDIGLELVDINAKYHQVNIENPAFGQYSIVLKPQQAINRDFVLEFKPLQLAQAQAALFTQQAQNGEQYALAMLMPPSDSFTQSQRLPREMVFVVDTSGSMHGQSIEQAKKALFYALSLLDSDDSFNIVSFNSEVAAMSETPLIASDFNLRRAERFIYNLQADGGTEIKGALDAVLDGAQFEGFVRQVVFLTDGSVSNEDQLFKHIAHTLGDSRLFTVGIGSAPNRYFMRRAADIGKGTYTFISSAHDVQPKMQQLFDKLAHPAMTNLALTNTNGDSLDFWPSPLPDLYFAEPIMVAIKLDTTDAITFTGQTAHGEFKVKLNPQASSKATGIDKLWARQKIKSLLLYNQQSVVKQQVQQLALEHQLLSPFTAFIAIEETTIKEVAKQSTQVANTMPQGMTMRLPQTDGQSKMHIVFGALLLLGGLLLVRRCK encoded by the coding sequence ATGTTGAGTAAACCCACCAAAGTGCTTACCAAGGTAAGCCTTTTTATTTTTATTATTATCGTGCTTTTGGCCAGCTTTAAAAGCCATGCACAGTCGCCAAAACTATCCTTGTTTGATAGCCAAGGAGTGGCGGTTAACCCTGGGGTTATTTTAAAAAGCGATGCAAAAATGACCCTAACAGGGCTAATTAATCATGTTGTAGTAACGCAGCACTACATAAATGAAAATCCTTTTGCCGTAAATGCACGTTATTTATTTCCTTTACCCGATGAAAGCGCCGTGCAAGCAATGACCATGCGCATTGGCGAGCGAGTTATTAAAGGTAAAATAGCAAAAAAACGCCAAGCTGAAAAACAGTACCAAGCTGCCAAAAAAGCAGGCAAACAAGCTTCATTGCTGCGACAGCAGCGTGCAAATATGTTTATTACAAATGTGGCAAATGTAGGGCCAGGAGAAGAAATAGTTATAACGCTTGAGTATCAAGAGATTATTGATTACCAACACGGAATCTTTGCGATTCATTTTCCAACCACAATGACGCCACGCTATCATGCAATAACAGGGGAAGTTAACGATGAACAAGATACACATGCGATAACAAGCACTAACACACCTTCGTTTACTCCACAGGGTTGGTTAAGCCCTGTTTACACAAAACAAACCAATGAGGCGGCAAATGCCAGCGATTTAAGCTTAACAATTAACATGGATATAGGCTTAGAATTGGTTGATATAAACGCTAAGTACCATCAAGTTAATATTGAAAACCCTGCATTTGGGCAATACAGCATTGTGCTAAAACCACAGCAAGCCATAAATAGAGACTTTGTACTTGAGTTTAAGCCACTTCAACTAGCGCAAGCGCAAGCTGCACTTTTTACTCAGCAAGCACAAAATGGTGAGCAGTATGCGTTAGCAATGCTAATGCCGCCAAGCGATAGCTTTACTCAATCTCAGCGTTTACCGCGTGAAATGGTGTTTGTAGTTGATACTTCGGGATCTATGCATGGGCAGTCTATTGAACAAGCTAAAAAAGCGCTGTTTTACGCATTATCATTATTAGATAGTGATGATAGCTTCAATATTGTCAGTTTTAATAGTGAGGTTGCAGCCATGAGTGAGACCCCATTAATTGCCAGTGACTTTAATTTACGTCGAGCAGAGCGCTTTATTTATAACTTACAAGCCGATGGCGGAACTGAAATAAAAGGCGCACTTGATGCAGTACTCGATGGTGCGCAGTTTGAAGGGTTTGTACGCCAAGTTGTATTTTTAACCGATGGTAGCGTAAGTAACGAAGATCAGTTATTTAAACATATTGCGCATACCTTAGGTGATAGCCGTTTATTTACCGTGGGCATTGGTAGCGCGCCTAACCGTTATTTTATGCGTCGTGCCGCTGATATAGGCAAGGGAACTTACACCTTTATAAGCAGTGCTCATGATGTGCAGCCGAAAATGCAGCAGTTGTTTGATAAACTTGCTCACCCGGCTATGACTAATTTAGCGTTAACAAATACAAATGGAGACAGCTTAGATTTTTGGCCCTCACCTTTGCCTGACCTATATTTTGCTGAGCCTATTATGGTGGCTATTAAATTAGACACTACCGATGCAATTACTTTTACGGGGCAAACGGCGCATGGGGAGTTTAAGGTTAAGCTTAATCCGCAAGCAAGTTCAAAAGCCACGGGAATTGATAAGCTTTGGGCACGTCAAAAAATAAAGTCGTTATTGTTATACAACCAACAAAGTGTTGTAAAACAGCAAGTGCAGCAGCTCGCGCTTGAGCATCAATTACTTAGCCCATTTACTGCGTTCATTGCCATAGAAGAGACCACTATTAAAGAAGTTGCTAAACAAAGCACACAAGTGGCTAATACTATGCCACAAGGAATGACCATGCGCTTGCCGCAAACAGATGGGCAAAGCAAAATGCATATTGTGTTTGGAGCATTACTACTTCTAGGTGGTCTGTTGTTAGTAAGGCGCTGTAAATGA
- a CDS encoding DUF1543 domain-containing protein: protein MQLFMVYLGGRIQGCHIEMHDVRFVVGQNIEQTYSKLKSQWVGDKNSVHMDSYMAVNHIDGYKVEVVDSYVEQNKQLYFVNLGAYRSDSLAEQHDFALYVASSSEEAKQRAKNDLLAGLSHLHKDDLHDVDDCFAIDLLDSQLNIKLTPSGQAQTIKPDWFGYHVL, encoded by the coding sequence ATGCAGTTATTTATGGTGTATTTAGGTGGGCGTATTCAAGGTTGCCACATAGAAATGCACGACGTACGCTTTGTGGTAGGTCAAAACATTGAGCAAACTTATAGCAAGCTTAAAAGTCAGTGGGTAGGCGACAAAAATAGCGTACACATGGATAGCTACATGGCGGTTAATCACATTGATGGTTATAAAGTCGAGGTAGTTGATAGTTATGTAGAGCAAAATAAGCAGCTTTATTTTGTTAACTTAGGTGCTTACAGAAGCGACTCACTAGCAGAGCAACACGACTTTGCTTTGTATGTTGCCAGTAGTAGTGAAGAAGCAAAACAGCGCGCTAAAAATGATTTACTCGCAGGGCTTAGCCATCTACATAAAGATGATTTACATGACGTTGATGATTGCTTTGCTATCGACTTACTCGATAGCCAGCTTAATATTAAACTAACCCCAAGTGGTCAAGCACAAACAATTAAACCTGACTGGTTTGGTTATCATGTATTATAA
- a CDS encoding multifunctional CCA addition/repair protein encodes MQQSLKQVYLVGGAVRDKLLNIQSKDNDYVVIGETPETMEALGFLPIGSDFPVYLHPNTKEEYALGRTERKSGKGYTGFVVDASPNVTLEEDLARRDLTINSMALDENGTIIDPFNGQADLKNKILRHTTQAFVEDPVRVLRIARFLARYGSDWSIHPSTTALMHELKNKGELEHLVPERVWLETEKALGEKHPELYFQALDGLGIFPEIEQMKNTPQPANHHPEGDVFVHTMLVLRRAADLGFNLETRFAALTHDFGKALSYKKRGNLRGHEREGVAVVEAFCERLKVPNRFRDIGVLTSDNHTLCHTLEQLRPQTIHKLIVTNLNALVHPERFIAFTQACQCDAQGRGETLVDKPYPQAAKLRAIHNELQKMDKKQIVQDALKSGKKGPEIGETVKQAEIDCIKAFLNTNTLKVT; translated from the coding sequence GTGCAACAGAGTTTAAAGCAAGTTTACCTAGTGGGTGGAGCAGTGCGAGATAAACTGCTAAACATACAATCAAAAGATAATGACTATGTTGTTATTGGTGAAACGCCAGAGACAATGGAAGCACTCGGATTTTTACCCATTGGCAGCGATTTTCCGGTTTACTTACACCCAAACACTAAAGAAGAATATGCACTAGGGCGCACTGAGCGTAAAAGTGGTAAAGGTTATACCGGCTTTGTGGTGGATGCCAGCCCAAACGTAACCCTTGAAGAAGATTTAGCACGCCGAGATTTAACCATTAACTCTATGGCGCTAGACGAAAACGGCACTATTATTGATCCATTTAATGGTCAAGCTGATTTAAAAAATAAAATACTGCGTCACACCACCCAAGCATTTGTAGAAGACCCTGTTCGGGTATTGCGTATTGCTCGCTTTTTAGCGCGTTATGGTAGCGACTGGTCTATTCATCCAAGTACTACTGCATTAATGCATGAGCTTAAAAATAAAGGCGAGTTGGAACATCTAGTACCAGAGCGAGTCTGGCTTGAAACAGAAAAAGCGCTTGGCGAAAAACACCCTGAGCTTTATTTTCAAGCATTAGATGGGTTAGGTATTTTTCCTGAAATAGAACAGATGAAAAATACCCCGCAGCCGGCAAATCATCATCCCGAGGGCGATGTGTTTGTCCATACCATGCTAGTCCTTAGACGAGCAGCCGATTTAGGCTTCAACCTAGAAACTCGTTTTGCTGCTTTAACCCATGACTTTGGTAAAGCGCTAAGCTATAAAAAACGCGGTAATTTACGCGGCCATGAACGTGAAGGGGTTGCTGTAGTTGAGGCCTTTTGTGAACGTTTAAAAGTGCCTAATCGCTTTCGTGATATAGGCGTGCTTACCAGTGATAACCATACCCTTTGTCACACGCTTGAACAGTTAAGACCGCAAACTATTCATAAATTAATCGTCACTAATTTAAATGCGCTAGTGCATCCAGAGCGTTTTATTGCCTTTACTCAAGCGTGCCAGTGTGATGCACAAGGACGAGGCGAAACGCTGGTGGATAAGCCCTATCCACAAGCCGCTAAATTACGTGCTATTCACAACGAACTACAAAAAATGGATAAAAAACAGATAGTGCAAGACGCGCTTAAAAGCGGCAAAAAAGGCCCCGAAATAGGCGAAACGGTCAAACAAGCTGAAATAGACTGCATTAAAGCGTTTTTAAACACTAACACTCTCAAGGTCACTTAA
- a CDS encoding class GN sortase, whose product MKKWLSIGLLALGLSLFGHGVYMQAKAWLAQVLIEQAWQTALKSPNKKIKPWFYADSYPVAKIIWPKHNKRLTVLDGASGRNLAFAPSHFLPAGDLGGADFGNSQGALIAGHNDTHFAFLKNAKVGEQFSLQLKNGQVQHYSVTHVEVINQYNTDFLQQSGLYLLTCYPFDSLASGTDLRWLVSAEISSPEVELGISTTSS is encoded by the coding sequence ATGAAAAAGTGGCTAAGCATAGGTTTACTAGCCTTGGGGCTGAGCTTGTTTGGCCATGGTGTATACATGCAGGCAAAGGCATGGCTTGCACAAGTGTTAATAGAGCAAGCTTGGCAAACAGCCCTTAAATCGCCTAATAAAAAAATTAAGCCGTGGTTTTATGCTGATAGTTACCCAGTGGCAAAAATAATATGGCCAAAGCATAATAAACGACTAACCGTGCTTGATGGTGCAAGTGGTAGAAATTTAGCGTTTGCGCCGAGCCACTTTTTACCAGCAGGGGATTTAGGTGGGGCTGATTTTGGTAATTCGCAAGGAGCACTTATTGCTGGCCACAACGATACCCACTTTGCGTTTTTAAAAAACGCTAAAGTGGGGGAACAATTTTCTCTACAACTTAAAAATGGCCAAGTGCAACATTATTCAGTGACTCATGTTGAGGTGATTAATCAGTACAACACCGATTTTTTGCAGCAATCAGGGTTGTATTTATTAACCTGTTACCCTTTTGATTCACTGGCCTCGGGTACCGATTTAAGATGGTTAGTGTCGGCAGAAATATCCTCACCCGAAGTTGAGTTAGGAATATCGACCACTAGTTCTTGA
- the pdsO gene encoding sortase-associated OmpA-like protein PdsO, whose translation MKKTLIALTLVSTFCTPVFAADTPSKEAKKETIVGLSTGAIIGGVVGGPIGAFVGAFAGGLIGDAKVAEQTIAEQQQALTVMAEKTNDYQHVLNHNSHLEAQLELLAQQNEQLTQSQLNNLLAMTVQFKTGSSDIAPHFAKQLDQLVALLKSQPQLALDLSGFADQRGEEQANLLLSKARVNAVQSYLIKQGVSHIRLSAQAFGEQQSIANSNTLEDNFFDRRVTLTTRALNQTTDQTASN comes from the coding sequence ATGAAGAAAACATTAATCGCACTCACACTTGTTAGCACTTTTTGTACGCCAGTATTTGCTGCGGATACCCCATCAAAAGAAGCAAAAAAAGAAACAATAGTTGGCCTGAGCACCGGTGCCATTATTGGTGGCGTGGTTGGTGGCCCAATTGGCGCGTTTGTAGGCGCATTTGCTGGTGGTTTGATTGGCGATGCCAAGGTGGCTGAGCAAACCATTGCTGAGCAGCAGCAAGCTTTAACTGTAATGGCAGAGAAAACCAACGACTACCAGCACGTACTTAATCATAACAGTCACCTAGAGGCGCAACTTGAACTACTGGCGCAACAAAATGAGCAATTAACTCAATCGCAGCTTAATAATTTATTGGCGATGACGGTGCAATTTAAAACAGGCTCTAGCGATATTGCTCCACATTTTGCCAAGCAGCTTGATCAATTGGTTGCGTTATTAAAAAGCCAACCGCAACTCGCACTCGATTTAAGTGGCTTTGCCGATCAGCGTGGTGAAGAGCAAGCAAACTTATTACTTTCAAAAGCCAGAGTAAACGCCGTACAAAGTTACTTAATTAAACAAGGTGTAAGCCATATACGTTTAAGCGCACAAGCATTTGGCGAGCAACAAAGCATAGCAAATAGTAACACCCTTGAAGATAACTTTTTTGACAGGCGCGTTACTCTCACTACCCGTGCGCTTAATCAAACGACTGATCAAACAGCAAGCAATTAA
- a CDS encoding DMT family transporter produces the protein MPASLCLIIATFLWGSSFIALKYAIAIYDPALVIFLRMLTTLLISLCLWRYVIRFEYLKGDWKYLLGMSLAEPCLYFLFEGHAMEYTSASQAGVIVSCLPIIVAFLAFFMLKEHISRAIVVGFTLCIGGSILLTLLSPSSSQAPNPLLGNFLELMAMVCAAFYTVCIKHLANRYSPLTLIALQGVSGSVFFAPFLLFIDLPSENQHDLTALMSILYLGSCVTLGGYGMYNYAISKVSVLTAAAYSNLIPIFTLILSAIILNEVLTLGQWISIFVVFIGVMISQRHQELVVDIPNSTSGEDISADTNHLKSVPEASESKG, from the coding sequence ATGCCTGCCAGTTTATGTTTAATTATTGCCACCTTTTTGTGGGGTAGCTCCTTTATTGCACTTAAATACGCGATTGCGATTTATGACCCTGCCTTGGTGATATTTTTACGTATGCTCACCACTTTACTGATTTCGTTATGTTTATGGCGTTACGTAATTCGCTTTGAATATTTAAAAGGCGATTGGAAGTACTTATTAGGCATGTCACTGGCAGAGCCTTGCTTGTACTTTTTATTTGAAGGCCACGCAATGGAATATACCTCAGCGTCTCAGGCGGGGGTGATTGTTTCTTGTTTACCCATTATTGTGGCATTTTTAGCGTTTTTCATGCTCAAAGAGCATATTAGTAGAGCTATTGTGGTGGGTTTTACGCTGTGTATTGGCGGTAGTATTTTACTGACCTTGCTCTCACCGAGTTCAAGCCAAGCCCCAAACCCATTACTGGGGAATTTTTTAGAATTAATGGCCATGGTGTGCGCGGCATTTTATACCGTGTGTATAAAACATTTAGCTAACCGCTACTCCCCACTCACATTAATTGCTCTGCAAGGCGTGAGTGGTAGTGTGTTTTTTGCTCCGTTTTTATTATTTATTGATCTACCTAGTGAAAACCAACACGATTTAACCGCACTAATGAGCATTTTGTACTTAGGCTCTTGTGTTACTTTGGGTGGGTACGGCATGTACAACTATGCGATTAGTAAAGTGTCGGTATTAACTGCAGCAGCTTACTCTAATTTAATCCCTATTTTCACTTTAATTTTGTCAGCCATTATCCTCAACGAAGTACTAACTCTTGGGCAGTGGATCAGCATTTTTGTGGTGTTTATAGGCGTAATGATTAGCCAACGCCATCAAGAACTAGTGGTCGATATTCCTAACTCAACTTCGGGTGAGGATATTTCTGCCGACACTAACCATCTTAAATCGGTACCCGAGGCCAGTGAATCAAAAGGGTAA
- the pdsS gene encoding proteobacterial dedicated sortase system histidine kinase: MLRFGLRSKFILLSCFLFLLPWLGYEYVWEMEKFLRQGQEKTLVGTTRALATALHERPALFDEQTNFLDQVVKGRDLYAYNLKSPIQLDGKLSDWDAYQSLFWLYDKRYLQTANDNHQLNNLSFSHMVGKFDNYLYAVFKVTDDTVIYRAKNSLSITNNDYVKIGLKNPDGQFNTYIIAPRQDGWVNAFDANSKMPFTKIQGFFKKTETGYNLELRFPLSMLGNKLGFAIADVDSKQPNQTPSIMSTSNLNNPNDLGSVLVPSPEINRILKGMGHSGSRIWVVDNHHRVLAQSGSIQNADGVWADGLKNQAPKTAWQRFEQAYLHPLYYKILTRPEDEFIDTLHDVASMQGAHLAKALKGQPASSWRLTPDNKAVILSAAYPIWIEDKVIGAVIAEETTNGVRTLRNKSLEKLFNVILAVMLIGTVTLFFFASRISSRIRRLRDTAEQAIDAQGRVTGHINYSDANDEIGDLSRSFSNIVSRLGGYTDYLENMSSRLSHELRTPVAVVRSSLENLQSLQQSELSQKYLERASEGVERLGKIITTMSEATRLEQSIQSNEPEQFDLQKVISGCMQGYQLTYTNQLFTLNICQSTLPMQGAPEFIAQLLDKLINNALEFSEANTAIEVSLKQNENKATLTVSNTGTLLPEGLTEHIFDSMVSVRSQQMQQQPHLGLGLYIVRLVCDYHKGTVTAHNNEQGNGVVFTVSLPLNN; this comes from the coding sequence ATGCTGAGATTTGGCCTACGCAGTAAATTTATTCTACTTTCATGCTTTTTGTTTTTGTTGCCATGGTTAGGCTACGAGTACGTATGGGAAATGGAAAAGTTTTTACGCCAAGGCCAAGAAAAAACGCTCGTAGGCACTACACGCGCACTGGCAACAGCCCTGCACGAACGCCCCGCTTTATTTGACGAACAAACCAACTTTTTAGATCAAGTTGTAAAAGGCCGCGATCTCTATGCTTATAATTTAAAAAGCCCAATTCAGCTCGATGGTAAACTCAGCGACTGGGACGCTTACCAATCGCTATTTTGGCTGTATGACAAACGCTACTTACAAACAGCCAATGATAACCATCAACTGAACAACTTATCATTTAGCCACATGGTAGGTAAGTTTGATAATTACTTATATGCTGTATTTAAAGTCACAGATGACACTGTAATTTACCGTGCTAAAAACAGCCTCAGCATTACCAATAATGACTATGTAAAAATTGGCCTAAAAAACCCTGATGGGCAATTTAATACTTATATTATTGCTCCGCGCCAAGATGGCTGGGTCAACGCATTTGATGCCAACAGTAAAATGCCTTTTACTAAAATTCAGGGTTTCTTTAAAAAAACTGAAACAGGTTATAACCTTGAGCTGCGCTTTCCTTTGAGTATGCTTGGCAATAAACTGGGATTTGCCATTGCCGATGTTGATAGTAAACAACCAAACCAAACCCCTAGTATTATGTCTACATCGAACTTAAATAACCCGAATGATTTAGGTTCGGTACTGGTGCCCTCCCCTGAAATAAACCGTATATTAAAAGGCATGGGACACAGCGGCAGTCGCATATGGGTGGTCGATAATCATCACCGTGTATTAGCGCAATCGGGCAGTATTCAAAATGCCGATGGCGTATGGGCCGATGGGCTAAAAAATCAAGCGCCAAAAACTGCGTGGCAGCGCTTTGAACAGGCCTATTTACATCCTTTGTATTATAAAATTTTAACGCGTCCTGAAGATGAATTTATAGATACCTTACACGATGTAGCTTCAATGCAAGGCGCTCATTTAGCCAAAGCACTGAAAGGTCAACCGGCCTCGTCTTGGCGACTCACTCCCGATAACAAAGCGGTAATATTATCGGCTGCGTATCCTATTTGGATTGAGGATAAGGTTATTGGGGCAGTTATAGCTGAAGAAACCACCAATGGCGTGCGTACACTGCGTAATAAATCGCTGGAAAAACTATTTAATGTGATTTTAGCGGTCATGTTAATTGGCACAGTCACTTTGTTCTTTTTTGCTTCGCGTATATCGAGCCGTATTAGGCGACTACGAGATACAGCAGAGCAAGCCATTGATGCGCAAGGACGAGTAACGGGCCATATAAATTACAGCGATGCCAATGACGAAATTGGCGATCTGTCGCGTAGCTTTTCAAATATAGTGAGCCGACTTGGTGGCTATACCGATTATTTAGAAAATATGTCGTCGCGCTTATCTCACGAGCTGCGCACACCGGTTGCGGTTGTCCGTTCATCTCTTGAAAACTTACAAAGCTTGCAGCAAAGTGAACTGAGTCAAAAATACCTTGAACGTGCCAGCGAAGGGGTTGAGCGCTTAGGGAAAATAATTACCACTATGAGCGAAGCTACCCGCCTTGAGCAAAGTATTCAAAGTAATGAGCCAGAGCAGTTTGATTTACAAAAAGTGATTAGTGGCTGTATGCAGGGCTACCAACTTACTTATACTAACCAGTTATTTACACTCAACATTTGCCAAAGCACACTGCCAATGCAAGGTGCCCCTGAATTTATAGCGCAACTGCTCGATAAGCTAATTAATAATGCCTTGGAATTTAGTGAAGCTAACACAGCAATTGAAGTCAGCCTTAAGCAAAATGAAAACAAAGCAACCTTAACGGTAAGTAATACAGGTACTTTATTGCCTGAGGGACTTACTGAACATATTTTTGATTCTATGGTATCGGTGCGCAGCCAACAAATGCAGCAACAACCGCATTTAGGCTTAGGGCTTTATATTGTAAGACTAGTGTGTGATTACCACAAAGGTACAGTAACAGCGCACAATAATGAGCAAGGTAATGGGGTGGTATTTACTGTGAGCTTACCACTTAATAACTAA
- a CDS encoding murein transglycosylase domain-containing protein, giving the protein MKKYAFILLLVGLSGCKSMSGLPPVVDLNKLVKQVKNDPTDVVAIHKQAQKTHRSIKAQVGSVKQLLAALESVVGRKWGKQNTQQPSAKKYVKYSNDYQARAIIDFEQGTVKVETIALKNTISLLQQAIVMTLLTSSDPDKTDIFTSEAPILEGEPFLYQQVLDQDKLPIKYSWRANRFARYLVNNNLKKQRQYGHVISSVSFDLVEQNAHLRKQKYSDYVLAAAKKYQISAALIYAIIETESSFNPHAVSSSNAYGLMQVIPATAGRDVYQKIKKVSGQPTKAVLFNPKHNIDIGSAYLSILKNNYLNKISTDKSKHFAMISSYNGGAGNVLRIFNKNRSVAFSQINQLTASQFYNILTTKHSRAESRRYLYKVTKAEKNYQ; this is encoded by the coding sequence GTGAAAAAGTATGCGTTTATACTTTTGCTAGTTGGCTTAAGTGGCTGTAAATCAATGTCGGGTTTACCGCCCGTTGTTGATTTAAATAAACTGGTAAAGCAAGTAAAAAACGATCCTACTGACGTGGTTGCAATTCACAAGCAAGCACAAAAAACACACCGTTCTATTAAGGCACAGGTTGGTAGCGTAAAACAGCTTTTAGCCGCATTAGAAAGCGTTGTTGGGCGCAAGTGGGGTAAACAAAACACTCAGCAACCTAGTGCCAAAAAATACGTAAAATACAGTAATGATTACCAAGCTCGTGCCATTATTGATTTTGAGCAAGGCACTGTAAAAGTAGAAACCATCGCGTTAAAAAATACAATAAGCTTGTTACAGCAGGCCATTGTTATGACCTTACTGACCTCTAGCGATCCCGATAAAACCGATATTTTTACCAGCGAAGCGCCCATTTTAGAAGGTGAGCCGTTTTTATACCAACAAGTGCTCGATCAAGATAAGTTACCCATAAAATATAGCTGGCGTGCTAATCGATTTGCGCGTTATTTAGTAAATAATAACTTAAAAAAGCAACGTCAATATGGGCACGTTATTTCGTCGGTTAGTTTTGATTTAGTCGAGCAAAATGCCCATTTAAGAAAACAAAAATACAGTGACTATGTGCTGGCGGCTGCAAAAAAATATCAAATATCGGCAGCACTTATTTATGCCATTATTGAAACCGAAAGTAGCTTTAATCCACATGCGGTGAGTTCATCCAATGCCTATGGATTAATGCAAGTGATCCCGGCTACCGCAGGGCGCGATGTATACCAAAAAATAAAAAAAGTATCCGGGCAACCAACCAAAGCTGTATTGTTTAATCCAAAACATAATATTGATATTGGCAGCGCCTATTTAAGTATTTTAAAAAATAACTACTTAAACAAAATTAGTACCGACAAAAGTAAGCACTTTGCCATGATCTCGTCTTATAACGGCGGGGCGGGTAATGTACTGCGCATATTTAATAAAAATAGAAGTGTGGCGTTTTCACAAATAAATCAGCTTACTGCAAGCCAGTTTTATAATATTCTCACCACTAAGCACTCACGTGCAGAATCAAGACGCTATTTATACAAAGTCACTAAAGCAGAAAAAAACTATCAGTAA